A genomic region of Patescibacteria group bacterium contains the following coding sequences:
- the rpmG gene encoding 50S ribosomal protein L33, with translation MAKKSKTIKIQLMCTECKERNYTLKKNIQEHKEKFEFQKHCPRCRKHTLHKEVRIPNPKK, from the coding sequence ATGGCTAAAAAATCAAAAACAATTAAAATTCAATTGATGTGTACGGAATGTAAAGAAAGAAATTATACGCTTAAAAAAAATATTCAAGAACATAAAGAAAAATTTGAATTTCAAAAACATTGCCCAAGATGCCGAAAACATACTCTGCATAAAGAAGTAAGGATTCCAAACCCTAAAAAATAG